CCCCGGCCGCCAGCGCCAACAGGAACATCGCCTCGATCGCCCGCGTCAGCTTGTCCACCATCGCCCTGACCTCGGCCAGGATGCTGCCCACGTCTATCACCGTCAGATTGGGGAAGCGCTCCACCAACTGATTGGCGAAGGCCTCGTCCGCCGGCTCAAGGCGGAAGCTGGTAATCCAGCTGGCCGGCTGCCGGCTGAACTGGCCCGGCGTGCCGATCACGAAGAAATTGACGCGGAAGCTGTCCCAGGGCACTTCGCGCAGGCTGGTCACCTTGGCGCGGTAGGCGGTGCCGGCCAAGTCGAAAGCCAGCGTGTCGCCCAACTTGATGCCCAGCAGATTGGCCAGGCCCTTCTCCACCGAGAATTGCGGCTTCACCCGCTTGCCCTCGTCCCACCACTTGCCGGACACCACCTGGTTGCCCGGCGGCGGCTCGGCGCGCCAGGACAGGTTGAACTCGCGCTCGGCCAGCCGCCGCGCCTGCTCGTTGTCGTAGGCGGCCGGGCGCACCGGCTGCTCGTTGATGGCGATCAGCCGCGCGCGCACCATGGGCGCGAGCTCGGGCAGCGGCCGCCCGGCGGCGGCAAACGCGTCGCGCACGCCGTCCAGCTGGTTGCCCTGGATGTTGATCACGAACTTGTTCGGCGCGTCGGCCGGCACGCTGCGCTGCCAGGCGCCGATCAGGTCGTCGCGCACCACGGTCAGCGTCAGCAGCGCCATCAGCCCCACCGACAGCGAGGCGATCTGCAGCACCGCCAGCCAGCGCCGCCGCGCCAGGTTGGCGATGCCGAAGCGCCAGCCCACCTTGCCGCCGCGCGGCAGCCGGCGCAACAGCAGCACCAGGCCCAGCGCCAGCGCGCCGGACACGGCGAGAAAACCCAGCATCGCCGCCAGCAGCCAGCCGGCCAGCGACCACTCCCCCACCTGCCACGAAGCCAGGCCCAGCAGCGTGGCCAGCGCCAGCACCGGCGCGATCACGCCCTGGCGGGTCGGCGGCAGCTCGTTGCGCAGCACCGCCGCCGGCGACACGTCGCGTATGCCCATCAAGGGCGGCAACGCCAGGCCGGCCAGCAGCAGCTGCGCCGCCAGCGGGCCGATCAGCCACGGCTGCCAGCCTGGATCGGGCAGGATCTCGCCGACATAGCCGCTGAACAGCCGCATCAACCCCAGTTGCACGCCGAAGCCGGCCAGCGTGCCGAGCAGGCCGGCCAACAGCCCCACCAGCACGAACAGGCCGACGAACAGCCCCCATACCTCGCCGGAGCCCAGTCCCAGGCAGCGCAGCACCGCCACCTGCTGCCAGTGGCGCCGCAGGTAGCGGCGCACCACCAGCGCCACCGCCGACGCGGCCAGCGCCACGGTCAGCATCGCGGTCAGGCCGAGGAAACGCCGCGCGCGCTCCAGGCCGGTGCGGATTTCCGGCCGCATCTCCTCCACGTTTTCCAGCCGGGCCCCCTTAGGCTTGTGCGTGCGCAGCCAGGCGCGGAAATCGGCGACCTGGCGGTCCTCGCCGGCGAACAGCAGGCGCCAGCGGATGCGGCTGCCCTCCTGCACCAGGCCGGTGGCCGGCAGGTCGGCGCTGTTGAACATCAGCCGCGGCACGAAGTTATAAATGTCCATGCTGCCGTCCGGCTCGCGGACGATGATGCCGGCCAGCCTCAACTGGGCGTTGCCGACGCCGATCTCGTCGCCCAGTTTCAGCTTGAGCCGGCTGATCAGCCTGGCGTCGGCCCAGGCGGTGCCGGGCGCGGGCTGCAGCCTGCCGCTCTTTTCACCGCCGTCCAGCAGCCGCACCGTGGTTTCGCCGCGCAGCGGGTAGCCGGCGCTCACCGCCTTGTACTGCGCCAGCGTCGCCTGTCCGCCGGCGAACGCCATCGACGGGAAGGTGATGTTGTCGGCGGTCTCCAGGCCGCGGCGCCTCGCCTCCGCCCGCACCGCGTCCGGCGCCGTCTCGTTGCCGGACAGCACCAGGTCGGCCGCCAGCAGCTGGGTGGCCTGGGTGGTCAGCGCCTTCTCCACCCGGTCGGAGAAAAAGGCGACGCTGCTCATCGCCGCCACCGCCACCAGCAGGGCCAAGCCGAGGATGGTCAGCTCGCCGGCCGCCAGTTCGCGGCGGATGAAGCGGGCGACGAAACGGAAACGTCCAAGCAGGGTCATTCGGCGCGCGCTCCGTTCAGCTTGCCGTCCACCAGACGGTAAATCGCGTCGCAGCGGCTGGCCAGCTCGGTGTCGTGGGTGACCAGCACCAGCGCCGTGCCCTGCTCGGCGTTGAGCTGGAACAGCAGGTCTATGATCTGGCGGCCGGTGTGCGGATCGAGGTTGCCGGTGGGCTCGTCGGCGAACAGGAGGCCGGGATGGATGACGAAAGCGCGCGCCAGCGCCACCCGCTGCTGCTCGCCGCCGGACAGGTGGCGCGGATAGTGGCCCAGCCGCGCCGACAGCCCCACCCGCTCCAGCATCTGCCTGGCCGCCTCGCGCGCGTCGTTGCGCCCGGCCAGCTCCAGTGGCAGCATGACATTCTCCAGCGCGGTCAATTGCGGCAGGAGCTGGAAGTTCTGGAACACGAAGCCCACCCGGTCGCGCCTGAGCAGCGCGCGGGCATCCTCGCTGAGCCGGGACAGCGGCTTGCCGAACAGCGCCACCTCGCCGTCGCTGGGGTGGTCGAGGCCGGCCAGCAGCGACAGCAGCGTGGACTTGCCCGAGCCCGAGGTGCCGACGATGGCCACGCTCTCGCCCGGATACAGCGTCAGCGAGGCGCTGCGCAGGATGTGCAGCACGTCGCCGCGGAAATGCACTTGTTTCGCCAACTCGCTGGCGGCCAACACCGCCTTCTTTTTCTCAGGATGGTTCATGCGCTCTATCGTCTGCAAAATGCTGTTCCCTTTGTTGCTGCTGTGGCAGCTGCCCGCCCTGGCCGCCACCGTGCTGGTGTTCGGCGACAGCCTGTCCGCCGGCTACGGCCTGGCCCCGGGCCAGGGATGGGCGGCGCTGCTGGCGCGCGACCTCTCGCCCCGGCACAAGGTGGTCAACGCCAGCGTGTCCGGCGAAACCAGCGCCGGCGGCCTGTCCAGGCTGCCCGACGCGCTCGCCCGCCACCAGCCCGACGTGCTGGTGCTGGAACTCGGCGCCAACGATGGCCTGCGCGGCCTGCCGATGGCTGACATGAGGCGCAACCTGCAGCGGATGATAGACCTGGCCCAGGCGCGCAAGGCCAAGGTGCTGCTGGTGGGCATGGCGCTGCCACCCAACTATGGCCCCCGCTACGGCGCCGAGTTCCGCGCCGTTTATGACGATTTGGCCCGCCGCAACCGCCTGGCCTACGTGCCGCTGCTGGTCGAGGGCTTCGCCGGCGACCTCGGCGCCTTCCAGCCCGACGGCCTGCATCCCCGCGCGGAGAAGCAGGCCACCATGATGCGCACGGTCAAGGCAAAACTGCCAGTGAAATAATGCAACAAAGCCATTGACTGGTTATTGTTTTAAATAGAAGAATAAGCATATCGCATAACCATACAACGATCCGCCAATCTGCTTCCGCCGCGCAGCCGGAACCAGGCCGAACGGCCGTTGCCGCGCCATGCCTCAAGCCGCTTTGCTACGCCGTCTTTCCCGTCCCTACCGCGGCCTGCCGCCCAGCGTCTACATCCAGGTCGTCTGCAGCTTCATCAACAACGTGGGCGGCATCTCCAAGCTGTTCCTGCCGCTGTATCTGCGCGAGAGCTACCAGCTACCCTACAACCAGATCGGCATGCTGATGGCTTTCTACGGCGCCGGCATGCTGGCCGGTTCGCTGAAGGGCGGCAGCCTGACCGACCGCTTCGACAGCCGCGCGCTGGGCGTGCTGGCCCTGGCCGTGTCCGGCCTGTGCATGGTTTTGCTGGCGTTGCGGATTCCGGTGTGGCTGTTCATGCCGGTGCTGGTGCTGTCCGGCATGGCCGACGGCGGCTTCCGGCCGATCAACCAACGGCTGGCGCTGGAGCCCTGCGCGCCGCAGCAGCGTCCGGTGGCCCAGGGCATGATGCGGGTAGCCTTCAACCTGGGCGTGGCCATCGCCGGCGTCAGCAGCGGCTTCCTCGCCGCCTATGGCTACCAATGGGTGTACGCCGCCAATGCCGCCGGCACGCTGCTGGGTGCCTGCTGGATGGCCTGTTCCTACGCCCGCCGCGTGGAAAGCACCCGTCCGCAGAGGCGCCGGGCCGATGATGAAGACGCTTTGGCCGGCCCCTGGCGCGACGCGAGCTTTCTGCGCAGCATCCTGGCGCTGGTGCTGATCACGCTGGCCTTCGACCAGATGTACGTCACGCTGGCGCTGTTCCTGCGCGAACACTACCAACTGGGGCCGCAATGGGTCGGCTACCTGTTCACCCTCAACGGCCTGATGGTGGTGGCGCTGCAGATTCCGATCAGCCGGCGCATCCTGCGCTGGGGGCTGGCGCGCAGCACCCAGCTGGGCGTGCTGCTGACCGGCTGCTCCTTCCTGTGGCTGAACGCCGGCCACGGCGTGCCGTGGGCGGTGCTGATGATGATGACGCTGACCTTCGGCGAGCTGTTGCTGTCGCCCAGCTACGCCCATCTGGTGATGCACCGCTCCGAGGGCAGGCTGCGCGGCAGCTACCTGGGACTCTACAACGCGGCATGGAACGGAAGAACGCTGGTCGCGCCGGCGCTGGGCACCGCGCTCTATGGCCAGTTCGGAGGGCAAATGCTATGGTGGCTGTGCGCGCTGGCCGCCTGCCTGGGCGTGGCCATCCAGCACGGCGCGCTGAAAGCCATGCTCGCCCCCGCGGCGGAAAGGGGCTAAGGCCCGTCAACGCGGATCCAGACCCTAGATGTCATCCATCGGAGACGCCAGGCAGACCCGGTTGCGCCCGCCCTGCTTGGCGCGGTACAGCGCCACGTCGGCCCGCTTCAGGCATTGCCGCACCAGGTCGCCCGGCTGGCAGCCTACCACCCCCACCGACATCGTCTGCACCCGTCCCACCGGCAACCCCTCCAGGCTGGACGTGGAAAGCAGGGTCCTCACCTCCTCCATCAGGCTCAGCAGCTCCAGCCCGTCCCGGTCCGGCGCCAGCACCGCGAACTCCTCGCCGCCGTATCGCGCCAGAATGCAGCCTTCCGGCAAGCGGCTTTCGATCAGCCTGGCCGTCTGACACAGCAGCCGGTCCCCCGCCAGGTGGCCGAAGGTATCGTTCACCTGCTTGAAATGGTCGAGATCCAGCATCGCCAGCGACCAGGGACGTCCGCTGGCCAGGCTGGCTTCGGCGCAGCGGTCCAGCCTCTCGCGCAATGCCCGCTGGTTGTAGCAGCCGGTCAGGGCATCGCTCTCCGCAAGCTTTTTCATCTGCTGCAGCGCGCTCTGCAGCACCTGCTGCCGCTTTTCCAGCAGGGCCTTTTTGCCCATGCTCTCCCGATGCAGGGCCTGCACCGAGGCCAGCATGCTCTCGTTGCGCTCGCTCAGGTTGGCGGTATCCTGCAGCTGGCGGTGAAAACTCTGCAGGAATTCCCATTGCACCAGGATATAGATGGCGGACCCCACCATCAGGGCCAGGTACAGGCTGCCGCCCTCACTGTAAAGCCGGTACAAGGGATACGCCCAGTATCCGACCAAATGGGCGCGCAGCATGTCCCGGCATGGCGCCAACAGCAGGGAAAGCAGCGCCGAGGCGCCCACCAGCCACAGCAGGGTCACCATCCGGTACGGCTCGTCCTGGTCTGGCAGCATCAGCCACATGATGGCGGGCCAAGCCATGCTGTTCGCCAGCATCACCCCCCGCAGCGCCAGGTAGCGGCGCCAGGTCTGCCACAAGGACAATGGCTCGTTGCCGAAGCGCTCGCACAACTTGCGCAGCCACAACTGCATCGCCAGGAAAGGCAGCGCCCATGCCAGCCCCCTCACCCACGGCACCTGGGGCAGCATCAGCAGCACGAACAAGGGAATGGTGAGGAAGGATTGCCAAATCGACAGCCTGAGCATGCCCACCATCTCCCGCGCCAGCTCCGCCTCCTGCCGGCCGAAGACGATAGGCTCGCGATCGATCCGCGTCATATCGCGTCCTTCTCGGAGCAGACCCGATTGCGCCCCTGCGCCTTGGCCATGTACAAGGCGCTGTCCGCCCGCTGCAGCATCGCGCCCAGATCGGTGCCCGGATACCAGCTGGCCACCCCGCAGGAGATGGTCACCGGCAGGATGCCGGTCAATGGCGTCCAGTCGTAATCGGCGATGGCCGAGCGCAAGGCGTCCATGCGGCGGAAATGCTCGCCGCCGTTGCAATCCGGCGTCACGAGCAGGAATTCCTCGCCGCCGTAGCGGGCGAACACTTCGCCTGGCTTCAGCGTGGCGCTGACGATCCGGCACAGCTGCTGCAGCACCTCGTCGCCGGTCGGGTGGCCGCATTCGTCGTTGATGCGTTTGAAGTAATCCAGGTCGATGATGGACAGCGCGAACGGCGCGCCCTGCTCCTCGGAACGCTGCAGCAGGCGCTCCAGCTCGGGCGTCAACGCCCGCATGTTGAAGACACCGGTCAACGGATCGCGAACCGTCAGCTCGCGTATCCGCAGCAAGGTGGCGTCGAGCTCGTCGTTCTGCCGCTCCAGCTGCGCATTGCAGTCGTCCAGCTGCGCGCGTTCCTCTCCCAGCCGCCAGGACAACAGCTGGTTATCGACCCGATTCTTGATCGATTCCACCAGGAAACGATGCAGATGGGCGGTGAACTGGATCAGCACGCCGCTGAAGACCAGCACAGACACCCCGACCAGGTGCAGCAGCTGGTCATGGGAGTCGAACAGACGCGTCAGCATCAGCGCCCCCAAGATTCCTTCGAACAGGTAGAACAGCCTGCGCTTGCCGATCAGCAACGCGCCCTGCACCGCGCTGATCGCCAGCATCCACAGCAATACCACCAAGGCGTAGGTGATGTCGTCGTCGCGCATGATCAGCCAGGCCGAGCTGCCCCATCCCAGGCTGCTCGCCAGCAGGCAGGCGACAAAGCTGCGATACAGGACGGCGACGCGGTCGTCGTCGTCGTCGCGGCAACGCCTGGCCAGCATGGTGATCAGGTACTCCAGCGCCAGCAGCGGATAGATGAGCATGCCCCAGCGCAGCAAGCCAATGGTGGGCGCATGGCCCCATTGCAGCGCCTGCAGCACCAGCACGCCGGGAAAGGCATAGGGCAGGCAGTCGCCGGAGGCGCGCATCACCTGCAGCCTGGATTCCCGCTCCACCATTCGCCGCCTGGTCGCTTGCACTCCATCCCCCTAACCCTATGAATACTATTGTTATAGGGGACGGCGGCGGTCGATAAAACAACACCCCGC
This genomic window from Chromobacterium violaceum ATCC 12472 contains:
- a CDS encoding ABC transporter permease, translated to MTLLGRFRFVARFIRRELAAGELTILGLALLVAVAAMSSVAFFSDRVEKALTTQATQLLAADLVLSGNETAPDAVRAEARRRGLETADNITFPSMAFAGGQATLAQYKAVSAGYPLRGETTVRLLDGGEKSGRLQPAPGTAWADARLISRLKLKLGDEIGVGNAQLRLAGIIVREPDGSMDIYNFVPRLMFNSADLPATGLVQEGSRIRWRLLFAGEDRQVADFRAWLRTHKPKGARLENVEEMRPEIRTGLERARRFLGLTAMLTVALAASAVALVVRRYLRRHWQQVAVLRCLGLGSGEVWGLFVGLFVLVGLLAGLLGTLAGFGVQLGLMRLFSGYVGEILPDPGWQPWLIGPLAAQLLLAGLALPPLMGIRDVSPAAVLRNELPPTRQGVIAPVLALATLLGLASWQVGEWSLAGWLLAAMLGFLAVSGALALGLVLLLRRLPRGGKVGWRFGIANLARRRWLAVLQIASLSVGLMALLTLTVVRDDLIGAWQRSVPADAPNKFVINIQGNQLDGVRDAFAAAGRPLPELAPMVRARLIAINEQPVRPAAYDNEQARRLAEREFNLSWRAEPPPGNQVVSGKWWDEGKRVKPQFSVEKGLANLLGIKLGDTLAFDLAGTAYRAKVTSLREVPWDSFRVNFFVIGTPGQFSRQPASWITSFRLEPADEAFANQLVERFPNLTVIDVGSILAEVRAMVDKLTRAIEAMFLLALAAGVLVLWASLTATRDERLADVGLMRALGASRRQVRSVVLAELVWLGAVSGLLAALGAMGIGVLAAVKLFALPLLLNWWLLPLGMAGGVLVVTLAGWPLVGKVTRTPPLTVLRALG
- a CDS encoding ABC transporter ATP-binding protein — protein: MNHPEKKKAVLAASELAKQVHFRGDVLHILRSASLTLYPGESVAIVGTSGSGKSTLLSLLAGLDHPSDGEVALFGKPLSRLSEDARALLRRDRVGFVFQNFQLLPQLTALENVMLPLELAGRNDAREAARQMLERVGLSARLGHYPRHLSGGEQQRVALARAFVIHPGLLFADEPTGNLDPHTGRQIIDLLFQLNAEQGTALVLVTHDTELASRCDAIYRLVDGKLNGARAE
- a CDS encoding arylesterase, which encodes MRSIVCKMLFPLLLLWQLPALAATVLVFGDSLSAGYGLAPGQGWAALLARDLSPRHKVVNASVSGETSAGGLSRLPDALARHQPDVLVLELGANDGLRGLPMADMRRNLQRMIDLAQARKAKVLLVGMALPPNYGPRYGAEFRAVYDDLARRNRLAYVPLLVEGFAGDLGAFQPDGLHPRAEKQATMMRTVKAKLPVK
- a CDS encoding MFS transporter, coding for MPQAALLRRLSRPYRGLPPSVYIQVVCSFINNVGGISKLFLPLYLRESYQLPYNQIGMLMAFYGAGMLAGSLKGGSLTDRFDSRALGVLALAVSGLCMVLLALRIPVWLFMPVLVLSGMADGGFRPINQRLALEPCAPQQRPVAQGMMRVAFNLGVAIAGVSSGFLAAYGYQWVYAANAAGTLLGACWMACSYARRVESTRPQRRRADDEDALAGPWRDASFLRSILALVLITLAFDQMYVTLALFLREHYQLGPQWVGYLFTLNGLMVVALQIPISRRILRWGLARSTQLGVLLTGCSFLWLNAGHGVPWAVLMMMTLTFGELLLSPSYAHLVMHRSEGRLRGSYLGLYNAAWNGRTLVAPALGTALYGQFGGQMLWWLCALAACLGVAIQHGALKAMLAPAAERG
- a CDS encoding GGDEF domain-containing protein; its protein translation is MTRIDREPIVFGRQEAELAREMVGMLRLSIWQSFLTIPLFVLLMLPQVPWVRGLAWALPFLAMQLWLRKLCERFGNEPLSLWQTWRRYLALRGVMLANSMAWPAIMWLMLPDQDEPYRMVTLLWLVGASALLSLLLAPCRDMLRAHLVGYWAYPLYRLYSEGGSLYLALMVGSAIYILVQWEFLQSFHRQLQDTANLSERNESMLASVQALHRESMGKKALLEKRQQVLQSALQQMKKLAESDALTGCYNQRALRERLDRCAEASLASGRPWSLAMLDLDHFKQVNDTFGHLAGDRLLCQTARLIESRLPEGCILARYGGEEFAVLAPDRDGLELLSLMEEVRTLLSTSSLEGLPVGRVQTMSVGVVGCQPGDLVRQCLKRADVALYRAKQGGRNRVCLASPMDDI
- a CDS encoding GGDEF domain-containing protein → MQATRRRMVERESRLQVMRASGDCLPYAFPGVLVLQALQWGHAPTIGLLRWGMLIYPLLALEYLITMLARRCRDDDDDRVAVLYRSFVACLLASSLGWGSSAWLIMRDDDITYALVVLLWMLAISAVQGALLIGKRRLFYLFEGILGALMLTRLFDSHDQLLHLVGVSVLVFSGVLIQFTAHLHRFLVESIKNRVDNQLLSWRLGEERAQLDDCNAQLERQNDELDATLLRIRELTVRDPLTGVFNMRALTPELERLLQRSEEQGAPFALSIIDLDYFKRINDECGHPTGDEVLQQLCRIVSATLKPGEVFARYGGEEFLLVTPDCNGGEHFRRMDALRSAIADYDWTPLTGILPVTISCGVASWYPGTDLGAMLQRADSALYMAKAQGRNRVCSEKDAI